ttttttttgttattttaaagacaaaagtaaacacataCAGCAAATATGGCATCGCTTTCAAGTACATATCCACAAGGAAATAGTGCCagacaggctgctgcaaaacagaaaccCCGCCCCCTTGTTgacaatcatttattttttttttctattttcattgTCATTCTAGGACCCTGCTACAACAGAAGCCAATCAAAATGAGTGCTGCATCTTCTCAAACAGTTGTCCTGAAGAGCACCACCAAAGTGTCCCTGAATGAGCGGTGAGGCGCCACGCACCCTGTCAGCAGATTAACACCAGACCCAAGGGCCAGCCTATGCGTCTGAAGGTTCTAGGGCTCTCTGAAGAAGGGACCTGGCCCAAAATGGATGTGATTCTGACGTAacccttgtgtgtgtgcactgctcCCTCGCTTCATTGGCCCTGACAATATTTGTTGTTAGATGAATCAAGGAGGTTGGCTGGATCTTGAGGTGCTTTCTCAGGCCAAATGTTTTGTGCGAGCAGTGCACAACGTTGACCGAGGGAGATGACGTGGTCATACTTGGTAGGTCTATGCTAGACCAGACCACACAATTCCATGGCACTCACACTCCCGGTTATGTACATAGAGTATACATCAAGTATACAAAATATACGGGAGTAGAGGGAGATGTTGAACCTTTTTAAACCTCTCAAATATTTCTCTCTCAAGCCAGCTTAAGTGAAGCACCTTTCACCTCTGTCTTCTCTTACTTTCTCTTGTCTAAGTCTCTACAAGATCAGGTACTCGGTCCGAGCTTGGATGTGAGAGCAGGCCTCTCTTCCCCAAGTCACCCATGCCACAGTCCATGCTGTAAGTGGCCGAGTAGCCAAACATCTTCCTCGTCCATGGCCCAATGACCCAATGAAGCTGGGGGCCAGTAAGTGGCAACTGTTTTCATCTCTACTACCTCTTTTCATcaaatctctctctctcctctatCTGTGCTTCTCGTGCTTGGTTTGAAACAATAAACAGTAATGTGTTGATCATATGGAGAGAGAAATGAGTGCCAGCAAATGGAATACACATGACAAGCGCCACAACTGTTCAGTGTGGCCGCATCCATAACATGAGAAATGACTTGATATGGAAccctgcttcctcctcctctctgtGTGTCCCCTGCCCTCGTCTTTTACTTCCTCTTTTCCCTCCCACCTTCTAAAGCTTCACTAACATGCTGAAGAACAAGCAGCCCACTGCGGTTAGCATTCGAGCCACCATGCAACAGCAGCATATGGCCAGTGCCCGCAATCGCCGGCTGGCCCAGCAGATGGAGAACCGACCCTCTGTGCAAGCAGCTCTGAATCACAAACAGGTGAGACCCAAACTCCGGGGTTACTGGACATTGTATCACATAGTCCCTTGTCGTGGCTGATCAGCGCTACCACCAGGTTTTCACTTATGTTTGCAATTGCTGGGTTTGATGTGATCTCGTCCAATTATTGGTCCCACCTCAGAGACGCGAACCCTGTCAGTCGTTTCGAGTGGAACCGAGTATGGACATGCTCCACTTTGCTGTGAGCAACAAGCAAAGCAACATATAGTAAAATCAAAATGAAAACTATAGATTTGTAATTTCCTCATACATCTTCATGTAAATGCTGTATAAATTCGCAATTGTTCaataaatataccgccaagattaCAAAGGGGGGATCCACACACTTAGGACTACCTCACTGTCCCTGCCATCCTGTGATGACTCAAAGGCGGACAGCCGAGGTTTCCCTGGCCCCCCCTTCACTCCGGGTTCTCCTGAACTCCAGAGCAGAACCCTTGGCTAAAACGTCCACCTGGAGGAATGTCCAGTGATAACTTTGGCAATGGATCTCAGACTTTGCCAAACAGTGCAGTAAAACGATGAAGTACACATGCAAGAATGCATTAATGCAGACTAATTTGGTCTAAGAAGGCAAATAGACATGttagaagcattattttcataatGTCTGACAACGAAGGTAAGCTTTCCCTGCAGTGTAACGTCTTGTTTTCAACCATTTTATGTCTTCGTGCATCGCACCATGTACACACACAATTGGCACAAATCATTTCAACGACGTGCAGTTATTCACTTTAATTgacaaaatattgcacaaacatACTGAGTGTGTATCAGGCTGTATCTTATGCTTACCCCTCCAACCCTTAAATACGATTGGCTGTGCTCAGGTAGGCAGGTTGTTTCCTTATTCATTCTCTGCGTAGCGTGACAGGCACCAACCAAAAAAGCAACAGCTGCTGACATATTAGATGGAAGTAGATTATCTCTTGAAACTAGCACTCACATAAACTGTGCCCAGGAAAcaatgaatgttatttttttgttgttgccccAACACACGGctacacaaaataaaagcagcccaaaaaaaaagtaacgtctctaagtcaataacttcatgttctgttgctaAATAAGCTTTTAATACATGAGATCATGTTGCACAGTACTGTCAAGCAGCCATCCCGCACTCCCAAAAAAGAGCTGATattaaaactgcatttaaaatCCTTTGTCAGAGCCTGAAGCAGCGACTGGGGAAGAGCAACATCCAAGCCCGACTGGGTCGGCCTGTTGGGATGGTAATGCGTGGCGGCGCCGTTGGTGGCCGAGGTGGATTGCGAGGGATGACCAGAGGACTTCGCGGAAGAGGCAGAGGAGGAATGATGAGAGGTGCCCTGTCCTTGAGAGGTGCTTTGCCAtcctatatacagtaatcccttgtttgtcacggttaattggttccaagcccgaccataagtgaatttccgcaaagtaggattccttatttatcattatttttttatcattatggcatagacaacctgttgaCGACCTTTTTAAATAggttaacattagagccctctagacatgagggcctatggccgcaacagtagcccctgTTATGTTATTGTGTAGTGAGATAATTAGTGTAGATAATGTTAACCTGCCatcaaagcctgttgttctggtgcaTGTGTTCCTGGTGACActtagtggccagtgtagaatactgcaatCACTAGTTGAATGGTGGCCTTATTggcttatatttgcattttagttcatttagccatttttatacttgtctTATAGttggattttagttcatttagctatttttatacttgatGTTTGAGTtgagcaaaaaatatatacaatttgcttaaatataccgTATTGTCATGACCATAAGGCAcgccgtattaaaaggcgcagtctcagttaccaTTACTatttctgtattatttattattgggcgcaggcaGTCAAACATACGGGCGCTCAAGAGTCCGTGAGGAAGCAATGGTGCTTTATTTTTTGAGATGGGCAGATGAAGAACAGATCTCTCATACAGTTTATCAAACCCAATGGAAATAGCGGAAGGTCATcgctcaacacaacagtctgtcatggtgcacaactaaagaCATCACACACAACGCAGCAGATACACTACTGCTATTTGTGCAGAACAAAAACTAAcgactatgtagctcaaacatttaactttaagagcatttgcaccaaaacactaccgcaaagcacgctggggaacaggaactgctcccagcgacgctaaaatatgctagcatgcatgctattgtatgtttgtaAAAAGCctgcgggagcaaaactgagttagGATGtacattattgaagtatttaacaacgtactcatgttatttttgatcaatcctcatccacaaatccatcaaagtcctcatcttctgtattcaaaatgaacagcggggaaagttctccatcaaactcgccaggttccctctcgtcattgtcaggcagtctcgttgccgtgcagCTCCTCGGAAATGATGCAGGCTTTTGCGAAAGCATGAACAACAGTGCAGGCAGagacgttagcccaagcatccacaatccattcataaattgtggcgtaactcgcACAGCGCTGCCCCCCAATCTTTAGTAAAGCTGTGTTCGccatctgtcatccatcgctcccacgccgctcgtaACTTCACTTTGAACGCCCTGTTTACACAGATGTCCAGCGGTTCGAGTTCCTTCGtaaagcctcccggaatgattgCAAGGTccgagttcatttgctgcacttggtttttcacagcggctgtgagatGGGCGCGCATGGAGTCACAGATCTACAGGGACGGTGACACGTGGGGGGAGAGCAGCATCCGGtgtctttccgtacacgtcactcagccatttcCTCCTCATCCATCCAGCCCTTTTGATTGGTCTTAACGATGACTCGGGCTGGAAACTTTTATTTAGGCAGCaccttcctcttaaaaatcaccgtaggtggcagtttctgtccattaccatggcaaccaagcacaacagtaaaagccgacttttTGTGCCCCGTTGTGTGTGTCACTTCCGTGTTGGTCCCCTTCTTCTCtatacagtgtggttcaccattatgtcgaaagtgagcggcacgccGTCCATGTTGGTTATGTGGTTGGGCTGGATGTCtttgtctgcaatttttttttttttttttactgcagtaggagttgctgcgccacggtagtccttgcccggatggatatAGCGCCGTTTCGTTGTCTTGAATCCTCTTGCGGCTGCTCGATTCTCTTGTTCCTCCACATAACTGATAGCTTACAGTTTAAACTGTGCTTCGTAAGCCTGTCTCTTTTGTAGGTGGCATTTTCGAGGGTCCTTAGCCAACCCGATGTTCttttgcacaatgcacataCTGGCACTATGTACTACCTACTAGGGGcatgcctttagcgtcctcttcCACGCCCACCCTCCCCCCTTTAACGTCCGCATGCCttgctgtcctcagtcacgtccgcctttcgtctatataagcagcgtgttGACAGGAAATGCTTCCAGTCAGtcaagcggagcgctcatcaaagtcacacaacaacattaacagattttggaacttgGTGCACACATGAGGTGTGCCGCATTTTAAAGCGCCCagtccattttggagaaaatttaagacttaagtgcgccttatggtcgtgaaaatacggtacattttctttactaacaataggccgtagtcaaccatgaaacggcgATCctttatttctgaaaaaccaagGTAATAgtaagggagcgatgttcggaccaccatgtagcgagggacgactgggtTACAGTAGTGctacatgttttatttgtttgcatcTAGGAAAGCGAATGGCTCCTGGTGGCCCCATGCGAGGTCGTGGCACTATTGGTCGTATGCCAATGCGTAGAGGCGGCCGCCAGAGAGCAGGAATTCCTGGCCGAGGAGGGCCGATGGGGAGAGGTGCAGTCCGTGGAGGAGTGTCCAGAGGTAATGGTTTTTCTCTGTTGAGTAAGAGTGTAACACTAAACACACTAAATCAGCTTTGGTACGCACGTCGGTTTGAAGGACACACTTGGGTTCATTTTGGTTACAGTGAAAGAACAAAATCAAAACATAAAGTGGTGTAAACTGCATGGAACATAAACAGCAAATTCTGTAATACATTAACaaagcggtaactaatttatttcattatttacgttaaaaaattgtattctgacctgaacacatcaacagcagtgcaattccaacaccatacatgtATCACCATCTCACAAACACATGTCGAGTCATCATCAGAATGACATAGCAAGGTGCATTGAGTGTCACAACGTCTTTTATTATGCATGAATGTGTGGTCTacataaacagaaatgcaaagaaaaacattaagtggatattcttatcacacAGTGGCGTAACAGACTGCGGAAGTATAATTTGTTGCATTTAAAGGaatactgcacttttttttttctttttttctttttttgcccataatccacaatcctaatgtgacacatgaacatgtctttctcttttcagtgTATTctgaagatgtaaaaacagaaaaagttacctaagaatgcacgtcatgggattcagctattctgcctataaagccttctggaaaaactccaaaaaCTGCCATCAACACCCAATTTacataatgtaaataaatgtacacTCAAAATAGTGAATTCATCCAAATGACGTGTCTTTGACCACAACCACCCATGGCTGATAACACGtttagtgttgctgtgtgatatgcccattttactgtattttatgaacaaaaagataaatgacaggaccgtattatattgtatgtacagtattagtgttaggcaaatagattttcaggcATATGTGGTATCTATTAGTacaatttaaattttcagttaatttggaactgttaatgcatacaaatacataaacacttcctgtccctcacttaatgcGTACCGTACAGTCTGTAGCTATTAGGACAACATGTACCGTTAGGCTGCTAATGTATACTCTGAAATTACGATAAATTACTTTTTGACTTGATGTCTGTGTGTTTTAATTACCATGGTTTTGTGGGCAGGCCGTGGCGGACTCCGTGGGCGTGGCGGTTTTGCTGGCCGACGCGGCCGTGGCAGAGGCGTCGGCCGACCCGCCGTGACCCGTGAGCAACTGGACAACCAGCTGGATGCGTACATGTCCAAGACCAAAGGTCATCTAGATGCCGAGTTGGACGCCTACATGGCGCAGGCGGACCCGGATAGTATGGAGTGACCCTGACGGACATGTTGCAAAAACTGTACAGCTCCTtgaacacatacatacatacatgtgtagTGTTGTTTACTTGTTCTCCCAAATAGGCGGGATGGTTTTGATGAGAGCATAAACAGTCCAGGACTCTGCTTTGGACCAGCACAAAACCATTAACACTCAATGGGCTTCTGTCCAAACATCATTTATACAGCAAAGCCCAATTTCATTCTAGTTGATAGATGAAATGATTTTTATAAAGCGCTCAGTTGATTttaagtccttttttttttctttttttttcccttcccccccccccctttttttttttttttttttttttaccagtatACACTCTTTTTAAACCCACTTCAAGAACCCATCCCagtttgtcattttatttctatcacCTTTCTTCTTTCTGTCTGTCatacaaatgttacattttgccATGCTCCCAATCTGGTCCTCAAGCATTTTCACTGGAAATGTGTTCTAAGTTATTTGTTGAAGAATGTGTCAACAAAGCGTTTTTTTTCCAGTGCATTTGTCTTACTGTTaatttttctctctttaaagAAAGGATTTTCATAAACAATCATACATTGGCTCAATGGTATATCTGGTTCCAAATGTTTAGGAAAATTGCTTAAATTAACTGCCTGCCTGATGTAATGATGGGGATGTAGAAATATTTCATGCTGCTTTGACTGTATTCTTAGTGGGATGCCACTACTGCAGTAGACAAAATAATTCTCTCCTATTGCAGAGTGAAAGCGTTCTGCCTTGAATGGAAGCCCTTGGAAAGGCAGTGGTGTCCCAAGTACGGCCCACAGCATGATTGTTATTGGGAATGTTGTAAACATAAAATGAGACTTTATGGAGTGTGCGGAgggtcacattttaaaaaagagaaAGTTCAACTGTTGAACGTTTGAACAAGATAATATAGAGTAATAAGTATAgtcatgtttattatttaatgcTCGTCTTATTTTGGcaaatgcactcctgatcaaaatgttaagaccagttgaaaaattactagaatttgcattttgcacatttggatcttaatgaggttttaggtagagctacaatatgcaagaaggagtgagacaaaaagcattttgaaagagtaatttattgaaaacaattatactgaaataggctgtttatcagctgatcaaaagtttaaggccaCCGGCTATAAAAGCTAAAATCTactcaaaattttaattttctgtcaggcattcacactgtcatgccctcctgatggctaaagctaagaagctttctcttttacAACATGGTCAGATTGTCGagttgcataagcaaggctctctcgcagcgtgccattgctgctgaggttgcatgcagtaaatcagtcattcattTTTTGAAATATCCTGagcgttatggaacaaaaaagtcacacctgtgctgagccggaggatccaattggctgtccatcaagacacaggacagtcttccacccacattaagccCCTTACTGGTGcagactgcagcgcaataaccatcagacggcatctgcaggaaaagtgtttgaaaacaaattcaaaggccttgtctgcttcaatgccacaaaactgcacgtttagactttgccagggagcatcaaacatgggacattgaaaggtggaaaaaagttttattctctgatgagaaaaaatgtaaccttgatggtccagatggcttccaatgttactggcatgaggaggagatcccacctgagatgttttctacccggcatagtggaggggggtccatcatggtctggggtgctttttcattcagtggaacaccggagcttcaggtggtgcagggtcgtcaaacagcagctgcttGCGGGCAGATGTTGCAGCGTGCATCCCTCATGaatgagggccctcgtctgagtggtaacagctggctttttcaacaggacaacgctgcagttcacaatgctcgcttgaccaaggacttcttcagggagaataacatcactcttttggaccatcctgcatgttcccctcatttaaatcccatagagaacatttggggatggatgccaagggaaatttataaaaatggccattaaTTCCAGATAGTTTGttcttcatgaagccatcttcctcacttggagcaatgttcccactagcctcctggaaacactcgcatcaagcatgcccaaagcaatttttgaagtgattaacaagaacggtggagctactcgtTACTGAGTctgactgagaacattttttgttgtggtttggagagttttttgttatttattgagcaatggccttaaacttttgatcagttgataaacagcctatttcagttgaattgttgttttcaataaattactttttcaaaatacttttagTCTCAGTACcctttcttgcttttgcatattgtagctctacttaaagcctcattaagatccaaatgtgcaaaatacaaattctagcaatttttcaactggtctaaagattctgatcaggagtgtactgcTGTGATTTTTAGCCTGTCATTGTCAAAAAGAAAAGTTGCCCCTTGGTCCTTTTGTTTTTCTGGCCTTCGGCAGACAGTCCTGCCTTATAAAAACTTCATGTCTGAATTTTAGTTTAAGCTCATTAATTCACCAAAAAACTATAAAAGAGCAGGAATTCACttcataaatgaatgaataaatccatCCAGACCGGTGAAAAGTTGAATGACCCGATGGCCCTGAATGTACCATTAGCCATGCTACGCCGCCAtgaggtgcgtgccatgtttatgggcgacttggcCAAGATTGAGCAGGAAGTAGCAGTACATCGAGTGTGAACTAAACGTCCGTTCGTCCGACACACGTCCTTTATATCTGCTGGCGCAGAAGAACGCGCTATAAAGAGACGCCTCATCGCTTCAGCTGACGTACACTCCACTGAGGAATAGCGCCCAGAGGGAAGACTCGCAGGTACAGTTTCAAGCCCAGgcagacacagggcggtctacAGAAGAAACGGACTTCCCATTATTTCACCTGAAAGCccaatacagtattttttttacacatttttatatcaTACATATACCACAGTATATTTAAGTAAAATTTGtagttatattttttatatcaatgtatatatgtatgattgtatatatgtatttttgtgtatgtgtccAGACTGTTGGGATCTCCCAAAAGTCAGGCATACTATTAAGCTGGGGACATGTGGTCGAATGTCATTTTCAGCGAGTGCTCAaccagttaatttttttttttacttttaaggtGAATATCTTGGTTTGTGATTTATTTCCACCATTTTCTAAAAAACTATTGTGGTTCATCAAAATCTCAACATAACTAATGGTTCTACCTATCGAAAAATAAACATCTGTTGAAAAGAGTTTATTTGCAAGATTTATGCACAGTCCTAAACTTTGTTCAAGTGCATTGCAAACGTTCTTCGACAATACAAGTGTGACTTGTTAGAAATATAAAGCGCGTCTTTCATTTAAGCATCTCGTATTATGCAAAAAGCGTCACTATCGTAAAGCAATTGGAATTGTCGTAACGCCCTACATAAATTGTTTTGAGGCGCGGTACGTCGTCCTTTTTCGCCTCAGAACGTCTGAGCGTGTGATTACAGACTATGACGAAGAGGTAAAACTCGTTTACTCTAATGTAAAAGTTTTTttcaataagagaaaataacataCGTGTAAGTTATAAGTGAAGCGTATAAGTTTGAGTTTGCGCGTTTAAGCCAAATGTCGTATGATACAGTAACGTTAGCTTCAAGGTAGCTCGAACCGAGCATGGTTAGCCCATCGCGGGCTACTAACTTGCGCATGCGTTGTCAATAACCCACAATTTGGACAAATCACACTATTTTGGGTGAACACATTGATCGCATGCATTACATGTGAACGAGGATAgtgtattttgtttgtgttaagCGAGTTTCAAAGCATGCACTATAGCAACGTTAAACAATGTTGCATCCATGCTTCATTTGTGGTAGGCGCGTTAATTCAGTCCTTGCATTGGTCGAttgttgcttaaatatgtttacatgtttatcTTGGCTATCAAATGTATGTGCACCTTTTATCGTGCCAATATGTACACGAATGCCACAATACAGCTTGGTTGTTTTGGGATGTTCCTGTTCAGTAGGTTCTTCCCAGGGCGGTTGTGGCCACATTACACCAGGTTTGCTTACACCTCTGCACTGCTGGTTGCTGCATGGTGCCAATGAGACCTGGCACAGttaatattttacattacataATATTATAGGCACACCTGGTGCCACCCTGTTAAGTTGACAGGATTTTTGTTTGGCGAGCTCACTTGCGTAAATGATCTCCTGCACCTTACAGGGTAGATTAATGTAAGATTTCAAATCTCTTGCAGGATGTGAT
The DNA window shown above is from Dunckerocampus dactyliophorus isolate RoL2022-P2 chromosome 20, RoL_Ddac_1.1, whole genome shotgun sequence and carries:
- the chtopa gene encoding chromatin target of PRMT1a; the protein is MQHSLTLLQQKPIKMSAASSQTVVLKSTTKVSLNERFTNMLKNKQPTAVSIRATMQQQHMASARNRRLAQQMENRPSVQAALNHKQSLKQRLGKSNIQARLGRPVGMVMRGGAVGGRGGLRGMTRGLRGRGRGGMMRGALSLRGKRMAPGGPMRGRGTIGRMPMRRGGRQRAGIPGRGGPMGRGAVRGGVSRGRGGLRGRGGFAGRRGRGRGVGRPAVTREQLDNQLDAYMSKTKGHLDAELDAYMAQADPDSME